TCAGCGTTACCGATTCCAGAATGACACGTTTTTTTCTTCCCCTTGGAGACGCCGTGGAAATTCTCCTGTCGGCCATGGAGCAATGCGAGGGCGGCGAGATTATTGTACCCCGAATGCCATCCTGCAAAATAACGGATATCGCACAGGTTTTGGCAGAGGATGCTGGGCAAAAGCATGTTCCGATACATTTCATCGGTGCCCGTCCGGGAGAACGGCTTTATGAAACGCTGATTTCAGATTGGGAAAACGTTAAGGAAGTGGAAGAGGAGAAGTCCTACTTTGTTGTCACCGCTTCATCTTCAACCAAATTAACGGATAAAGAGGGTTGTGAAACATCTGTTCTTCCTGGCAGAGGATACCATTCGGAAGATGTCATCATGACCAAGGCAGAGGTTCGCGACATGCTGTGGAGAGGGGGATTTCTGTGTTCAAGCGGAGGATCATATTTACAGGAGGCGGCTCCGCCGGTCATGTAACAGCTAACCTTATTCTGATCTCCAGATTGCTTCAGGAGCAATGGGAAATTCATTATATCGGTTCCAAGCATGGCATCGAGCGCCAATTAATCGGCAAAATCCCGGCTGTTCATTATCATGCGGTTGCAACAGGCAAGCTGAGAAGATATTGGGCGTGGGCGAATATTTCCGATGTGTTCAATATTATACTTGGAGTGCTGCAGGCTTATCTGCTCATTTTACGAATTAAACCACATGTATGCTTTTCGTTAGGGGGATTCGTGGCTGTTCCTGCTGTAGTGGGTGCCGGGTGGAATCGGGTTCCGGTGCTGATTCTGGAGCCGGATCTTCATCCGGGACTGGCCAACAGGCTGTCACGGCGATACGCTCAAATGATGTGTACTACGTTTATGGATACAGCGACATTCGCTTCCTCTAAGGCGTCAGACAAGACGATGTACGTGGGACCTATAATTCGGGAGGAGTTGAAGCTTGGCAGCCGAGCACGGGGGATTCATTTTTGCCGATTTGTCTCCGACAGACCTATTCTGTTAATTATGGGTGGCAGTCAGGGTTCGGAAAAGCTTAATCAAATGGTACTTGAAACACTGCCAGAGCTGCTCAAGCGGTATCAAATCATTCATATATGTGGTACAGGTAAATTGAACTCATCCTTCCCACATTTTGCAGGCTACAAGGCATTTGAATACGTGCATGAAGAACTTGCGGATCTAATGGTTATGGCGGATATAGTTGTGTCACGTGCTGGCTCCAATGCGATACATGAGTGGCTGTTGCTCCGCAAGCCAATGCTCCTGATTCCCCATGCCAACGGCGGATCTCTTGTTGGACAGACGCTGAACGCGAAGTATTTTCAGGAGCGAGGTTATGCAAGAGTTCTCCAGGAAGAAGAGCTGACTTCTCAGACATTCCTGCGAGATATTGACCTTGTATATAAGGAGAGAGATCATATGGTGGGCCATATGAAGGCGAGTGGAACGGACAACGCCGTTGACAAGGTTCTGCAGCTTATTCATACAACGGTTTCTTCGGTAGAAAGAGCTGAACATGAGTAAAAGATTTCCCGAACTGCTGCTGGTCATGTTCTTTTTGCTCATCGTATCTATCCTGATTATCTCAAAACGTTTATTGTATTGAACTATATAAGTAGAACTAAAGATTTTACACTGAACAATCCGATGACAGAATAACCTTCCAATCGCTGTTATCCCCAGATTTTTGAAATTTCCTTTTCTCAAGGGGAAAATCCGGTGATAAAGGCGAGCGCTTCGCTTTTCCAGGTTTTTTCTGTCCTCTCCGTTTCTGTGTAAATGAATAGTTTAATTTATATAGGATTGTAACCTGTTACAATCCCGTT
This window of the Paenibacillus marchantiae genome carries:
- a CDS encoding undecaprenyldiphospho-muramoylpentapeptide beta-N-acetylglucosaminyltransferase, with the protein product MFKRRIIFTGGGSAGHVTANLILISRLLQEQWEIHYIGSKHGIERQLIGKIPAVHYHAVATGKLRRYWAWANISDVFNIILGVLQAYLLILRIKPHVCFSLGGFVAVPAVVGAGWNRVPVLILEPDLHPGLANRLSRRYAQMMCTTFMDTATFASSKASDKTMYVGPIIREELKLGSRARGIHFCRFVSDRPILLIMGGSQGSEKLNQMVLETLPELLKRYQIIHICGTGKLNSSFPHFAGYKAFEYVHEELADLMVMADIVVSRAGSNAIHEWLLLRKPMLLIPHANGGSLVGQTLNAKYFQERGYARVLQEEELTSQTFLRDIDLVYKERDHMVGHMKASGTDNAVDKVLQLIHTTVSSVERAEHE